In the genome of Candidatus Delongbacteria bacterium, the window TCTTGGCGAAGGTGACGAAGCATTGAAAATTGCTAAAGAGAATCAAAAATTTATGAAGATTTTCTACGATAATCTAAAAGCTCTTGAGCCTTATTTAAAAACAGTGTATATAACTGGTGTTTCAAAATTTAGTAGAGTTTCAATATTTTCAACATTGAACAATCTCATCGAATTGGATTATCATCTGGAATTTGCTGATTTTTTAGGATATCGTGAAGATGAACTTCATACCTATTTCGATGAACATTTTGAAGTGATGGCTTATAGTATGAGTATTGCAAAAGATGAACTTTACGATCTTTTCAAAAGATATTACAACGGATTTAGGTTTACAAACAAAGATGTAAGGGTTTATAATCCTTTTTCTGTTGGCAGAGCTTTAAGTTATAAGGAATTACGATCTTTTTGGTTTGAGTCCGGCACTCCGACGTTTTTGGTAAAATTGATTAAAGAAAATGAATATAATATCCTAGATTTTGAAAATATGGATATTTCTTATGATAAGATAAAAGCATATGATATTGAAAAGCTACAAATTGAAGCTCTTTTATTTCAAACTGGTTATCTTACAATTGCAAAAACTGAGGATTTTGGAGAAACTCTTACCTTACGATCTCCAAATATTGAAGTATTAAAAGGCTTTAATAATCAATTGTTATCACTTGCAAGTGAAGACAAGGTTGATAGTGTATACATAAACAAGATTAGAAGTTTTTTTTATAAAGATGAATTTGTTAAAGGATTTGACTTTTTAAAGAAACTATTTGCTTCTGTTGCTTATAATATTATTCCTAAAAAAGATGATATAATTGATCCGTATAATGGTTTAACAAAATTTGAACTTTATTATCACACATTATTTTATTTGATTGTCACACTTATGTCTGATATCGGAACTAAAACAGATGTTGAAGTTTTAACAAATATCGGTCGTTTGGATATGGCGGTTGAAACACCTGATAGGATTTTTATCTTTGAATTCAAAGTTGATCAAAGTGCTGATATTGCTATAAAGCAGATAAAGAATAGAAAATATGCTGATAAGTTTATTGGTAAGAAGATTACTATGATTGGAATTGATTTTGGATCTGAGGAGAAGAATATCAGAGATTGGATAGTGGAGGAGATTTTATGAAAAATATAGCAGTCAGTCTTGCAAGCTTTGAGAGTATAATAGATAGTGGTTTCATTTATATTGATAAGACAAGTTTCATTCATAAGATTGTTTCCAGTCCTGAAAAATACTTCTTTTTATCACGTCCTCGGAGATTTGGCAAATCACTTTCTATCAATACATTACGAGAAGTTTTTCTTGGAAATAAAGAATTATTCAAAGGATTATACATTTACGATACAGACTGGAAATGGGGAAAATATCCGATTATTCAGCTGGATTTTAATAAAATTGATAATAGTACTCCTGAAAAACTTGAAGAGAATATAATTCATTTCCTTTCCAAAATTTATACAGAGCATTATATTAAAGTTGATAGAAAATCTGCTGGTAATATTTTTGAAGACTTAGTTATAAAGCTTCACGACAAATATAATAAAGGTGTCGTATTTTTAGTTGATGAATATGACAAGCCCATAATTTCACATCTTGGCGAAGGTGATGATGCTTTGAAAATAGCTAAAGAGAATCAAAAGTTTATGAAGATTT includes:
- a CDS encoding AAA family ATPase; protein product: MKRIAIDQADIKSIITNNYVYVDKTKFIHKIISEGKYYFLSRPRRFGKSLSINTLREVFLGNKELFKGLYIYDTDWKWEKYPIIQLDFNMLAHETNEQMRYNIKNRLLNIAKSYDVEVLEERPEQIFSELVKQLHDKYNKSVVFLVDEYDKPIISHLGEGDEALKIAKENQKFMKIFYDNLKALEPYLKTVYITGVSKFSRVSIFSTLNNLIELDYHLEFADFLGYREDELHTYFDEHFEVMAYSMSIAKDELYDLFKRYYNGFRFTNKDVRVYNPFSVGRALSYKELRSFWFESGTPTFLVKLIKENEYNILDFENMDISYDKIKAYDIEKLQIEALLFQTGYLTIAKTEDFGETLTLRSPNIEVLKGFNNQLLSLASEDKVDSVYINKIRSFFYKDEFVKGFDFLKKLFASVAYNIIPKKDDIIDPYNGLTKFELYYHTLFYLIVTLMSDIGTKTDVEVLTNIGRLDMAVETPDRIFIFEFKVDQSADIAIKQIKNRKYADKFIGKKITMIGIDFGSEEKNIRDWIVEEIL